A window of the Vibrio pomeroyi genome harbors these coding sequences:
- a CDS encoding DUF1330 domain-containing protein, whose protein sequence is MSYYSVLEVTPTTDAWVADYIGPANKLVAQYGGKYLARTSSHERLEGDAEQPALRIIIEWPSKQAAVDFMNDPGYVPHLAARTAGSVSHHALIEGKDDLA, encoded by the coding sequence ATGTCTTACTATTCAGTACTAGAAGTAACACCAACAACAGACGCATGGGTTGCTGATTACATTGGCCCTGCAAACAAACTGGTTGCTCAATACGGCGGTAAATACCTAGCGCGTACTTCTAGCCACGAACGCCTTGAAGGCGACGCAGAACAGCCTGCACTTCGCATCATCATCGAGTGGCCATCAAAGCAAGCTGCGGTCGATTTCATGAACGATCCTGGTTATGTTCCACACCTAGCAGCACGCACTGCAGGTTCAGTTAGCCACCATGCGCTTATCGAAGGTAAAGACGACCTAGCGTAA
- a CDS encoding alpha-galactosidase, producing MSEFIHLTSKNHSLIIKSGRVPEILHWGAKIASIDEDLLLSTERPISQARLDVDVPLSLCPELGSGHFNAPGVEGHRDGLDWAPVFNTTRVEAGTTDGEANVQQATFILEDTVAKLELTVEIKLEYQSDVVQKRVTITNKGDSKYYLNKLSSTLPLPNHANELMTFHGRWCHEFQTQRQRFEHGGFMQENRRGRTSHENFPGMFAGTQGFSEQQGLVWGFHLGWSGNHQMRADVRSDGRRFVQAGELLLAGESILEPQASYQTPWLFGCYSNSGLNGIAQRFQQFVRDNIINFPTDKPRPVHLNTWEGIYFDHKPEYIMQMATEAGVMGVERFIIDDGWFVGRDGERAALGDWYLDEAKYPNGLEPVIDHVNQQGMEFGLWVEPEMVSQDSNLYRNHPDWVLGLQGYHQPSGRWQYVLDLQNSECFDYLFSRLDDLLTRYNITYLKWDMNRELVQPGHNGKAAVHGQTQALYRLVDQLNEAHPEVEIESCSSGGGRIDFEILKRTHRFWASDCNDALERQAIQKGMSYFFPPEVMGAHIGPAECHSTNRRHSINMRGVTALMGHMGVELDPVKESQEEKQAFSHYIALHKQFRHILHSGRSFRMDPADKNQNIYGVQNDDEMLITVCQLAMPDHALPSPLRISCVEDNAQYKVKLVEMPQTSFQLMKQRPQWLDKTLTLSGDNLKEIGLTLPILDPESALIVHLKKM from the coding sequence ATGAGCGAGTTTATTCATCTAACAAGTAAAAACCACAGTTTGATCATCAAATCAGGGCGTGTTCCAGAGATCCTGCACTGGGGAGCGAAGATCGCCAGCATTGATGAAGATCTGCTGTTATCAACTGAGAGACCGATTTCTCAAGCGCGCCTTGATGTCGATGTGCCACTTTCTCTATGTCCTGAACTGGGCAGTGGTCACTTTAACGCGCCGGGCGTTGAAGGGCATCGTGATGGCTTGGATTGGGCGCCTGTATTCAATACCACGCGTGTTGAAGCTGGTACGACAGACGGTGAAGCTAACGTGCAGCAAGCGACATTTATTCTTGAAGACACGGTAGCCAAGCTTGAACTGACCGTCGAAATTAAGCTTGAATACCAATCTGATGTGGTTCAAAAGCGTGTCACGATTACCAATAAAGGCGACAGTAAATACTACCTCAACAAATTGTCCTCAACACTGCCACTTCCGAATCATGCTAATGAGCTGATGACGTTCCATGGTCGTTGGTGTCATGAATTCCAAACACAGCGTCAGCGCTTTGAGCACGGTGGTTTCATGCAAGAGAACCGCCGCGGTCGAACTTCTCATGAAAACTTTCCGGGTATGTTTGCCGGCACTCAAGGCTTCTCTGAGCAGCAAGGCTTGGTGTGGGGCTTCCATTTAGGTTGGAGTGGCAACCACCAAATGCGTGCTGACGTTCGTAGTGATGGTCGTCGTTTTGTGCAAGCTGGCGAGTTATTGCTAGCGGGCGAATCCATTCTTGAACCTCAAGCAAGCTATCAAACACCTTGGCTATTTGGCTGTTACAGCAATTCAGGGCTGAATGGTATCGCTCAGCGTTTTCAGCAATTTGTTCGCGATAACATCATCAACTTTCCAACCGATAAGCCACGTCCTGTTCACTTAAATACTTGGGAAGGGATCTACTTCGATCATAAACCTGAATACATCATGCAGATGGCGACGGAAGCCGGTGTGATGGGCGTTGAGCGTTTCATTATTGATGATGGTTGGTTCGTTGGGCGTGACGGTGAACGTGCAGCGCTGGGGGACTGGTATCTTGATGAAGCGAAATACCCGAATGGTTTAGAGCCTGTTATTGACCATGTGAACCAACAAGGTATGGAGTTTGGCCTTTGGGTTGAGCCTGAAATGGTGAGCCAAGATTCAAATCTATACCGCAACCATCCCGATTGGGTGCTTGGTTTGCAAGGTTATCATCAGCCTTCTGGTCGTTGGCAGTATGTTTTAGACCTGCAAAATTCAGAGTGCTTTGATTACCTGTTCTCACGTTTAGATGATCTGCTCACTCGCTACAACATCACCTACCTCAAGTGGGACATGAACCGCGAATTGGTTCAACCTGGCCATAATGGCAAAGCTGCAGTGCACGGTCAAACTCAGGCTTTGTATCGTTTAGTTGACCAACTTAACGAGGCACACCCAGAGGTTGAGATTGAATCTTGCTCGTCTGGTGGTGGTCGTATCGATTTTGAAATTCTTAAGCGTACCCATCGCTTTTGGGCATCGGATTGTAATGATGCGCTTGAGCGTCAAGCGATTCAAAAGGGCATGAGTTACTTCTTTCCACCAGAAGTGATGGGCGCACACATTGGCCCAGCTGAGTGCCACTCAACGAATCGTCGTCATAGTATCAATATGCGCGGTGTAACGGCATTAATGGGACACATGGGCGTTGAGCTAGACCCAGTAAAAGAGTCCCAAGAAGAGAAGCAAGCCTTCTCTCACTATATCGCTCTACATAAACAGTTCCGCCATATTCTGCACTCTGGTCGTAGCTTCCGTATGGATCCTGCGGATAAGAATCAGAACATTTATGGTGTGCAAAATGATGACGAGATGTTGATTACGGTGTGCCAATTAGCCATGCCAGATCATGCTCTGCCGTCACCCCTTCGAATCAGTTGTGTCGAAGACAACGCTCAATACAAAGTGAAGCTGGTGGAGATGCCGCAGACCAGTTTCCAACTGATGAAGCAACGCCCTCAATGGCTGGATAAAACACTGACGTTAAGCGGTGACAACCTCAAAGAAATTGGATTGACCTTACCTATTTTAGACCCGGAGTCAGCCTTAATTGTGCATCTAAAAAAGATGTGA
- a CDS encoding phosphatase PAP2 family protein produces the protein MKGYMDPETTTAKPVPQKDKSSLLSSLLHEFRRNKLILYYIAFTTPVTLIVNYFVPHEVRYNIYTYLEILATVCYVTFILWATYYYCYLLFNREKRPTKQFINKIKTLLFPVSKPIYFVLLMLVLNISFSSYTFLKSVIPYLNPYFLDLDFYHLDKWLHFGISPWEITHFFLPNAIASLTINILYNLWFFIMWGMLLYFVIHRKDDQLRNQFLLTFLSSWFIIGNIMATLLSSAGPVFISHFNHQDLYLPLMQRLDMQSAELTEHGMMSLWALSTQDALWASYVGGVGDIGTGISAMPSMHVTISVLIAMASFRLSRKLGYLAWIYAFFIQVGSVHLAWHYAIDGYFGAILVVALWHLIGYLLRKNAPSITRQ, from the coding sequence ATGAAGGGTTATATGGATCCAGAGACGACAACCGCTAAACCCGTTCCTCAAAAAGATAAATCAAGCTTGTTATCGTCTTTACTTCATGAATTCAGAAGAAACAAACTGATTTTGTATTATATTGCATTCACAACTCCGGTAACACTGATTGTAAATTATTTCGTACCTCACGAAGTTCGGTACAACATCTATACCTACTTAGAGATTTTGGCGACAGTCTGCTATGTCACCTTTATATTATGGGCAACATACTACTACTGCTACCTGTTGTTTAATCGAGAAAAAAGACCGACAAAACAGTTTATCAACAAGATAAAAACGTTGTTGTTTCCTGTATCAAAGCCGATCTATTTTGTTCTGTTGATGCTCGTTTTGAATATCTCATTCTCTAGCTACACCTTCCTAAAATCGGTAATCCCTTACCTTAATCCATACTTTTTAGATCTCGATTTCTATCATCTAGATAAATGGCTACACTTTGGCATTTCACCTTGGGAAATTACCCACTTTTTCCTGCCTAATGCAATAGCTTCACTCACCATCAATATCTTGTATAACTTATGGTTTTTTATCATGTGGGGGATGCTACTTTACTTTGTAATTCATCGAAAAGATGACCAACTTCGTAACCAGTTTTTGCTCACATTTTTAAGTTCATGGTTTATCATCGGGAACATTATGGCCACCCTACTTTCATCGGCAGGCCCTGTTTTTATTAGCCATTTCAACCATCAAGATTTATACCTCCCTTTAATGCAAAGACTAGACATGCAAAGCGCTGAACTCACAGAACATGGCATGATGTCTTTGTGGGCACTGAGTACCCAAGATGCGCTGTGGGCCAGTTATGTTGGGGGTGTTGGTGATATAGGAACGGGCATATCAGCCATGCCGAGTATGCATGTAACAATATCTGTGCTGATTGCGATGGCATCATTCAGACTAAGCAGAAAACTTGGTTACTTAGCTTGGATTTATGCGTTTTTTATTCAGGTTGGTTCAGTACATTTGGCATGGCATTACGCAATAGATGGCTATTTCGGCGCAATACTTGTTGTTGCTCTCTGGCACTTGATCGGTTACTTACTCCGAAAGAACGCGCCCTCAATTACTCGGCAGTAA
- a CDS encoding solute:sodium symporter family transporter, producing the protein MSITVLLSFLLFTGFVVAYTYNKVKNDKNTSQDGFFLGGRSLTGGLIASSLILTNLSATSFVGMSAQSYTHNMSVMGWEVASGVTLVIIALMLVPRYLKQGITTIPDFLESRYDMSVKKFVTLLFLCQYVINILPTTLYAGAVVLGEIFDVQALLNISEFSSIALISATIGLLGFFYAIYGGLKAVVIADTINGIGLIVGGMMIPVFGLMVLGEGSFGAGLDILLYAAPEKLQSVGTESDPLPFSTLFTGLLLVNLYYWGTDQSIIQRALGAKNLKEGQKGVILAGAIKVISPLFLIIPGIIAFHMFGADAGNPDTMYTRLVNEVLPKPLVGFFVAVMFGAILSTFNGVLNSSTTLFALNVYKPLFGQGKTDEELVGKGRIFGVVIAIISVCIAPFIMYAPEGLFQYLQMVAGFFSVPIFTIVFVGYISKRVPALAAKVALVVFVSSYAAMQLIFKTPIHFLHQLAILFVVCTTLMFIIGHFMPRESEYEMPVNENIDVTPWEFRFEASAIILYMVLGAYVMFSDVGFVSDDPTIMQVYGVCGIVMLLGIFGRLAKRKKGVEATV; encoded by the coding sequence ATGTCTATTACAGTTCTGCTGTCATTTTTGTTGTTTACTGGTTTTGTTGTCGCGTATACCTACAACAAAGTTAAGAACGATAAAAACACCTCACAAGATGGATTCTTTCTTGGCGGAAGAAGCCTGACCGGTGGTCTGATCGCCAGTTCACTGATCTTAACCAACCTAAGCGCTACCAGTTTTGTGGGCATGAGTGCCCAATCTTACACGCACAATATGAGTGTGATGGGATGGGAAGTCGCATCGGGTGTGACGCTGGTCATCATCGCATTGATGCTTGTTCCTCGCTATTTGAAGCAAGGCATTACCACCATTCCAGATTTCTTGGAAAGCCGCTACGACATGTCTGTGAAGAAGTTCGTGACACTGCTTTTCTTGTGCCAGTACGTTATCAATATTTTGCCGACCACACTTTACGCTGGTGCCGTTGTTCTGGGAGAAATCTTCGATGTTCAAGCCTTACTTAATATCTCTGAATTTAGCTCAATAGCGTTAATTTCGGCGACAATCGGGCTACTTGGCTTCTTTTACGCCATTTATGGCGGCCTTAAGGCTGTAGTAATCGCAGATACCATCAACGGTATCGGTCTGATTGTCGGCGGCATGATGATTCCAGTATTTGGTTTGATGGTTCTGGGTGAGGGCAGCTTTGGTGCGGGTCTAGATATTCTGCTGTATGCGGCGCCAGAGAAGCTTCAATCTGTCGGTACAGAAAGCGATCCACTGCCGTTCTCGACATTGTTCACTGGTCTACTGTTGGTGAACTTGTATTACTGGGGTACTGACCAATCGATCATCCAACGTGCATTGGGTGCTAAGAACCTAAAAGAAGGCCAGAAAGGTGTCATCCTTGCCGGTGCAATTAAGGTTATCTCTCCGCTGTTCCTGATCATTCCAGGTATTATTGCATTCCACATGTTTGGTGCTGATGCGGGCAACCCAGATACCATGTATACCCGTTTAGTTAACGAAGTATTGCCTAAACCGTTAGTTGGCTTCTTCGTTGCCGTGATGTTTGGTGCGATTCTGAGTACCTTCAACGGTGTGTTGAACAGCTCTACTACCTTGTTTGCATTGAACGTGTATAAGCCGCTGTTTGGTCAAGGTAAAACGGATGAAGAGTTGGTCGGTAAAGGACGTATCTTTGGTGTTGTGATTGCGATTATCTCTGTATGTATTGCTCCTTTCATCATGTATGCACCTGAAGGCTTGTTCCAGTACCTGCAAATGGTGGCTGGTTTCTTTAGTGTGCCAATCTTTACCATCGTATTTGTTGGTTACATCTCTAAACGTGTGCCTGCTCTAGCAGCTAAAGTAGCGCTGGTGGTGTTCGTAAGTTCTTATGCGGCAATGCAGCTAATCTTCAAAACACCGATTCACTTCCTACACCAATTGGCGATTCTGTTCGTGGTATGTACCACGCTGATGTTCATCATTGGTCACTTTATGCCTCGCGAATCTGAATACGAGATGCCAGTAAACGAAAATATCGATGTGACGCCGTGGGAGTTCCGCTTCGAGGCTTCAGCTATTATTCTTTACATGGTGCTTGGTGCTTACGTTATGTTCTCTGATGTTGGTTTTGTATCGGACGATCCAACCATCATGCAAGTTTATGGCGTGTGTGGCATTGTTATGTTGCTTGGTATTTTTGGACGACTAGCAAAACGAAAGAAGGGCGTTGAAGCGACGGTTTGA
- a CDS encoding LacI family DNA-binding transcriptional regulator, with translation MSVTFKDVAKLAGVSTQTVSRVTNGSESVAELTRNKVNAAIKQLGYVPNKGAQMLSRAKSTSVGLVTLDMALHGAAMIANGVRMQAHDLNYGIAFSVVSEPNLANTREAIRELMAQQVDSIILNVPLKSDDAELLVEQYQHLNLIFIDVPSNSQVNYVCGDHAEGAKLAAQHLIESGRTNYLLITGPNESSASQIRHQSWLAALSDTDCKVQYQHQGNWQAESGYLGVRDAVAKQATFDAVLVASDQMALGVLRALQELQIPVPDKVAVVGFDGIEDSAFFNPPLTTIKQDFTTIGRQAVVLAEKLNANSQDALLQHHIVTSLLTRESSQPKVATHYEKQEIERLLQRIQTLLPESR, from the coding sequence ATGAGTGTCACCTTTAAAGATGTCGCAAAGTTAGCGGGTGTCTCTACCCAAACCGTTTCTCGAGTGACAAATGGTTCAGAGAGCGTCGCCGAATTAACACGTAACAAGGTTAATGCGGCCATTAAGCAATTGGGGTATGTACCAAACAAGGGCGCGCAAATGCTCAGTCGAGCTAAATCCACCAGCGTTGGGTTGGTGACTCTCGATATGGCATTGCATGGCGCTGCGATGATCGCCAATGGTGTGCGAATGCAAGCACATGATTTGAATTATGGTATCGCTTTTTCTGTTGTATCAGAGCCCAACCTCGCTAATACGCGTGAAGCTATCCGTGAATTAATGGCTCAACAGGTCGACAGCATCATTCTGAATGTGCCTTTAAAAAGTGACGATGCAGAGTTATTAGTCGAACAGTACCAACACTTAAATCTTATCTTCATTGATGTCCCCTCCAACAGCCAAGTGAACTATGTTTGCGGTGATCACGCAGAAGGAGCAAAACTTGCAGCTCAACATCTGATAGAGAGTGGGCGAACTAACTACCTATTGATCACAGGTCCGAATGAATCCAGTGCCTCACAGATTCGCCATCAAAGTTGGTTAGCAGCGTTATCAGATACCGATTGCAAAGTGCAGTATCAACACCAAGGGAACTGGCAAGCAGAAAGTGGTTACCTTGGTGTTCGCGATGCTGTCGCAAAGCAAGCAACATTTGATGCTGTGTTGGTGGCAAGCGATCAGATGGCATTAGGAGTATTACGCGCCCTGCAAGAACTGCAAATTCCAGTGCCTGACAAGGTCGCAGTCGTCGGTTTTGATGGCATCGAAGACAGCGCTTTCTTTAACCCACCATTGACCACCATCAAACAGGACTTCACCACGATTGGTCGACAAGCTGTGGTACTTGCAGAGAAGCTCAACGCTAATTCACAAGATGCTTTGCTACAGCACCATATCGTAACTTCATTACTCACAAGAGAAAGCAGCCAACCTAAGGTGGCTACTCATTATGAGAAACAAGAGATAGAGCGACTGCTGCAACGGATTCAAACCCTTCTGCCTGAATCTAGATGA
- a CDS encoding MATE family efflux transporter — translation MPNADSTLNKRMGIVALTWPIFIEVLLRTALNTSDVFMLSGYSDKAVSAVGVISQISFFLIIVSTMVSSGTGILIAQYNGASRDQESAQVGVASIILAIVTGVLLSIFAVLGAEYFIPLYQLEPQVEQYAQEYLFISGALTFNVTIGVVLTTILRSHGYSKSPMVINMIAGVINVFGNYCALYQPFGLPVYGVQGVAIATVISQVIGMFILIGVVRSKSIDLPLKQFKSVPKAIYQKIIKIGSMNAGEVLSYNMAQITIMFFVVQMGTASLAAFTYAQNIARLSFAFALAIGQGSQIQTGYYIGKGWIDEIASRVQRYFVVGFIASTTITCVIYLFRFEILDVFTQDPEILALTASLIAGSIILEAGRVFNLIFISCLKAAGDIKFPVKMGIVSMWGIGVAMSYLLGVHWGYGVFGAWMAIAMDEWFRGLIMVRRWRAKKWTRFSL, via the coding sequence ATGCCTAATGCTGATTCCACCCTAAACAAACGTATGGGAATCGTTGCGCTCACCTGGCCAATTTTTATCGAAGTTCTTTTAAGAACGGCACTCAACACCAGTGATGTATTCATGTTATCGGGATACTCAGACAAAGCCGTGTCTGCCGTTGGTGTTATCTCTCAGATATCCTTTTTCCTAATCATCGTATCGACTATGGTCAGCAGTGGTACAGGCATTCTAATCGCCCAATATAACGGCGCCTCTCGCGATCAAGAAAGCGCTCAGGTCGGCGTTGCTAGCATCATATTGGCGATTGTTACGGGTGTATTGCTGAGTATTTTCGCTGTGCTAGGCGCTGAATACTTTATTCCGCTCTATCAACTTGAACCTCAAGTCGAACAATACGCTCAAGAGTACCTGTTCATCAGTGGTGCGCTGACCTTTAACGTCACGATAGGTGTGGTGCTCACCACGATCCTACGCAGTCATGGCTATTCAAAATCACCCATGGTCATCAATATGATTGCGGGTGTTATTAACGTGTTCGGCAACTACTGCGCACTCTACCAACCTTTTGGCTTGCCGGTTTACGGCGTGCAAGGCGTAGCGATTGCGACCGTCATTAGCCAAGTAATCGGGATGTTTATCTTGATTGGTGTCGTGAGAAGTAAGAGCATTGATCTACCACTGAAACAGTTTAAGTCGGTACCTAAAGCCATCTACCAGAAGATCATTAAGATTGGCTCGATGAACGCCGGAGAAGTGCTGTCTTACAACATGGCTCAGATCACCATCATGTTCTTTGTCGTGCAAATGGGCACGGCTTCGTTGGCAGCATTCACCTATGCACAAAACATCGCTCGCCTCTCTTTTGCATTTGCACTGGCGATTGGTCAAGGCAGCCAAATTCAAACCGGCTACTACATCGGCAAAGGTTGGATTGATGAAATCGCCAGCCGAGTGCAGCGTTATTTTGTGGTTGGCTTTATCGCCTCGACCACCATTACCTGCGTGATCTATCTGTTCCGTTTCGAGATTCTGGACGTGTTCACACAAGACCCTGAAATTCTAGCGCTGACGGCCTCTCTGATTGCAGGCTCTATTATTTTAGAAGCGGGTCGCGTGTTTAACCTGATCTTCATCTCTTGTTTGAAAGCCGCTGGCGACATCAAGTTCCCAGTGAAAATGGGCATTGTTAGCATGTGGGGAATTGGCGTCGCAATGAGCTATCTACTTGGTGTGCATTGGGGTTATGGCGTATTTGGTGCTTGGATGGCGATCGCGATGGATGAATGGTTCCGCGGGTTAATCATGGTTCGCCGCTGGCGAGCAAAAAAATGGACTCGCTTCTCTTTATAA